In the Vespula vulgaris chromosome 9, iyVesVulg1.1, whole genome shotgun sequence genome, AAGTGGCTTAAGTGAGTGGcaagtatttgaaaaaaaaaaaatcttgtcgAAAAATAATAGGAAAAAGTGACAAAGTGAGACGGTATAACGCTTGTTTAAATTCACGTCGAAAAATGCCAAAGCTACGCGATAGCGCCAGTTTCAAATACAATATGTCGATAGATCTCCAGGCGCAGCGTCCAATTGCGTAACACGGCCCAATGTTTTAGATATTCGGAAACAGTTAAAATACTATTGTACCAACGAATgtcaaaaatgtatttattttatcaagatTTAAACTTCGAACTTGTTCAAATTCAAcggtatattataatatgaaaagaacATTATCCAACCAAAGCAAGaactataataacaaaatcttCGCGATCGTAAAAATTCTCATGGTAAtctatttaaaacaaaaaaggcaaaaggaaaaaaaatatgaaacgatGAACAAACGACGAGTAcgtaatttatacaaaattgtcgagaaaaaagaaatcatcggTGGAAGAGGACACGacattacttaaaaaaaaaaaagaaaaaaaagaaaagaaaagaaaataaatgagaaacaaAACTGTGtggtataaaaaagaatgtaatttTGGATAAAGCTGTCCAACCTCCCTCTTCTTGATTAGAGAGATCCTAAACGACCTAAACGCTCACGGCGAATCACAGGAAGACGAGATGCAGCTGCGATACGAGTTGACCTAGGCCAGTGCCGTcaactctctctgtctctgtctctctgtttctctctctctagctttcGCACGCGGGTgcacgataataaatattcctcAAGAGAGTTTTGCCGGCAATAGAGGAGACGAAGCAGAAGttggtaaaagagagagagagagagaaagagagagagagaagggtaagggagggaaagaggtaGTAAAACCGCGACTTTAAACCGACCCTCCTACTCCTCTCAgtctctcgttctatctcttttcctcttgtaTCCTTGATGCCAAAGCAAACTACGCGCCGTTTTCTTGCCACGTGGATATTTCGtctctttatttcattccatccattgaatatttctacacaaaatttctttttcttcttcttaatatatgtatctatctatctatctatctatatatatatatatatatctttataaagtaaaaaagtttcttctcctaacataaaaaattttgaaattatcgataattgaaACGaaggatattataaataaatctaactTTTGTTATTGATTATGTAATACGATCGATATCGTCCGATATCGCTATCGTAcctttatgtatttatgtacgtgcgaaaataacaatatcattATCTCGTTTGTAAGATTTActccatatacatacatacatgcgtgaaacacatacatatgtgaaaAATCGTACCGATTGAGAAGTAACGACTCCGATTTGAACGATACGAGAGTCGAGTTTATTAGATGTATTTAtcctaacaaaaaaaaaaaaaagaaaaaaaaatagttattcAGTTTCAGCGATGGATACGAACATGTTATCACATACGAATGATTGTTTCGGAACGACGTAGctcgtcttttttttgtaactttaTCAAGTGACAAGTTATAAGCGCGACGCAATACACTTGACCAACGTTCTTTGCTCGCGTATGAGAGATAGAAGAGTTTCTCtagaaacgatagaaaacgATTTTGCAAAAACGCGTGATTATAAATGTACATTAGTAAGTTGCGTAAGTTGCGTAGATACTCAATGAAACccacatctctctctttcttttttttcctcttttttatgaaaataaaacatgcAAAATCTATGTTAAAAATCTTTCCGTGGTTTAACACGAAGTATCGTCGATAacgaaatgttaaaaatatgataatcgattgaaatagacatattaattatctaaCAGGTTATTAtcattcaaataataaatgagTATAGAAggaaatttgttattaaaaattccgaTTCTATACGttcaatgaatattattaacgaataCTTTAAcaatcgaaacgatcgaattgaatttgttataaaactAGTTATATTTGACATTTATTCCATAATCGACTATCATCtatttcaagagaaagagaaacatatatacgagaaaacgtatatataaaatgatatcttCGATGATTTCGTTAGAACATAAACgatattcttcttctcgtcgaATCTACGTTCCAATTTAAAGATAATTCAGCGTATGACCAAACGGAGATTACGTTGAGGATAGTTCAATTCCAAATATGGATGAACGATTAATTAGAGAGAACTAACttaatatttgtaaagaaaTTCTCGCATATAATAATTCACAGATTAGACCGTCCGACACATTCGAAAGATATTTCGCCGAACGTCGTAGATAACGACGTTGAAAATGCGAATCGATGACCTTGACTCGAATTTTCTAATCGGCCAATTACCGTTGCTGATTTCAACAATTTTGGTATACATCGTGTATTCTTTTCAACAGACCACTTCAACGACTCGCGCTACTTTGTAccaataaagagaaagagaaagacagagagagagagagagagagagagaaaatacacatacaaacacaaacacatactGAGAAACGACGAAAGGCGAACGATGACGACCCTCCCAAGCATCCCTGTAACACCATCGAGCGATCTCAACGGGGTCGGGCTTTTTTCGAGCGTGGGAACGAGACTagaagatgataaaaaagacGGAAATCGAACGGAACATCACGTCACGCTTGACACCCACGCATCTGCCATTCCCTAGAGTTTCTTGTTTCAGCTCGATTCGGACCGCGaaatttaaaatgttatttttacgAACTTCCTATTACGAACTTAACGGGTTATAACCacaaagagatatagataaatagggagagagaggggagaaggAAAAGTTCACGACAAAACGGATATTCGACGAGTACATTGATTTGATCGAAAATGTGTCACATCGATCggataaaataagattatatataataacaataacatcaATAGAAACTAGAAAATGTACGATGATCGATGATATCGTTGATGGAACTTGAATTAATTCACGATTAAAACAATATAGGGAAgattatcgaaattttaatcgaaagagATACGGCTAATTCTTAGCGGCGAAAAAAGTCGAGTAAAGGGAACTGGTAACATATGAGAAAGATGTACATATTGACTAGTTTCTTTGAAAGTAATGGTGCCACTTCAAATTTACATGATGGTATATAGCATACCTGACGCGTGTCATGCGATTGGCAACgatcgaggaaaaaagaagaatctacCTGTTGTTATTCAGaagtaaaggaaaagatatatatatatatacttcgtaaagaatataatcgtatatgtctatatgcatgtatgtgtgtatatatatttgtcgtaTTCGACTGGACCTGTTAAAGAAGCGCGAAATCGAAGGGGGTTCTGTCGtcgaagcaaagaaagaaacggaacAGTGggaggaatatatatatatatatatatatatatacaaagagagagagaaagaaacagacaaTAAGAGATCCGTCGCTACTACGTTCGagcgtacatacacacacatatgtaccgTAGTATGTTACGTACAACACGTAGGACTTTCGCGATCTTGTTGGAGCGAGCGAAGGAGTGAGTGAACAAGTGAGTaggcgaaagagagagagagagaggaggaggaggaggaggaggaggaggaggaaaaggagggagagagagagaaaggaaaagagaggcaacgtctttctcgttctccttGTCTTATTAGTCCAAaggaaagaagacgaagagaagagcgTGGTGGTAGGAGCGATCGCGTCCGTCGCTTGTCCGTTCGCTTAACTCGTCGACTCGCTCGTTCAGTTataagagaacgaagagaaacgcgagagagacagagagagagagaaagaaagaaagagagaaagagagaatgagaagaacGAGGCAACGTCGGGGCCGAGGGCGAGGAGAGGCCACTCTCCACAGCCAGCTGTGCGTGCTTGTGGGCCCTCTCGTACAACGCGACAACGAcgcaacgacaacgacaacgacaacgcaACGGCACGACGACAACCACGatgacgacgagaacgacgatgacgacgacgacgacgacgacgatggtggCCGACGGATCGAGCGAGATCGCGCGCGCTAGAAGgagcgagcaagagagagagagagagagagagagagaaatagagacacAACAGAGAGGAAGCGAGAGGGAGATAGCAGCTGCCGCCGCCCGTcgcgtcgacgacgacgacgatggcgaagacgaggacgaggacgaggacgaagacgcAACGACGGGACGGATACAACGTTAACGCAAACTATCCTAGGCCACCACTTCGTCCACTTTCGAGCTCGCTAGCCAGGACAGCATAGAGAGTGGAAAAATCGATGAACCcagcgacagagagagagagagaggagagagagagtgagaggaaacgagagagagaaagagagagcgggcgatacagagatagagatagagatagagatagatagatagatagatagataaagaaagagaaagagcgcaCGATCGACCGCCTCCCGGCGGCCGTCGGCTCGTGCccattttcgaagaaaaattccGTCGCTTAACGAGCCAGCTGACGATGATCTTTACATTTATCAACGAATCGTTTCTTCCCGTTtttcaatgtattttttccttcgaagaaAAACCGAAGGACGACGAAGTGACCGAACGAACGATACGACACGACATACGTTCGGCCGCTCTCCGCCCGAAAGAAGGCATCGTGTTACGCGACGGCCGACCAATGTTCTCGAAGCCCGACGGGCAGCCATCTTGAGTAGGCACGGCACGATACGAcacggctctctctctctctctctctctgactcctttcctatctttctctttctttctttctatctatctcttttcgcACGTATTTTCGCGCGTCCTCGGATTATCGAGGAATGACGCCGTTGTTTCCCCGTGCAATAATTTTCAATGCCGAGGCTCGAGCTTGAAATTTCGTTTGGACGTGTACCGTCGCCGTTATCTTCATCAAtgaatataaggaaaaaagatgatggtaatgaaaatgtagaaaacgacggcgacgacgacggtaATGACGACGACGGTGCCGACGGCAACTGTCTTTGGCGATAtcctcatctctctttttttctttttctttttatttctctttctctccgaaGATAGAGAAGACGTGCACTTCCTGCGACGAGTCGCGTATATTCCGAGCACTtttccctctcctcctcctcctccatcgattcctcgtctttctcctccttctcctcctcccgTTTCTGCTGCTTATACGACCGCTACTACTACCGCTgttgctactactgctaccGCTGCTGCTACcgatgctgctgctgctgctgtgctgttactgctactgctattGCTATTGCTGTTATATCGCTGCTGGTGCTGTTTCTTTACCTGGTCAAAATAGTTCCATTTATGATGTATCCAGGATGACGACGATACTCCAGGGAAAACACTATCGTTAAACACTTTATCGCGTCGACACGCGCTTCGCGCTTAATCACCGATCACCAATTATCTCGCGACAACGGCGTCACATTTCACACAAATCAACAAAGGTTACCCACTTGACAAAGATGGCAGTCGTCGGCGGGGGTTAGACACACTACGCGCACGCGGTGGGAGCGCACTGCGCACATACTGCGCGCTCCTACGGCGCGGCGGAACGACGAACCGAGGAGAGGACCGAGGCAAATAGCGAATCAAATAACGAACCCGTACACCGAAATGCGGACGATGAAACGCGCCCATTCACTTCGGAGTGTATCTTGGCGCGGCACGCGCCTTCGCCTCGACCAATCACCTCCTGCCCGACCGATCTCCACGAATAATCGCTCTCTCTACCGTCTAGAAGCCCTTCTCGCTCTCGTCCGGCGTCACACGTGCGTGCCTCTCGGCATTGCGTGCCACTAACAGAaaccctctctcccttcccaCTTCACCCGGTGAAGACGAGtccaaaagagagaaagagagagggagggggctTAGGGAGGGGAGTCGGGGGTTACGAATTACGTGCACGAACACTCCTGAAACGGCGCCGTACGCGAAGAATGATTTGCAGCCAGGGAGCAAAAGCCAAAACGGTCACGACGGCAGGCCTGCCAACCGCGTTACGATCGCGGATAATAACTAGGGAGTTTCGTCGTAACGCTTTTACTCACCTCACACCTGTCCCTTATCGCgtcgttcttttttccatataaCCGAAACTTTTCGTTTCGATTGAAATGTAAATTTACGCGCACCGACGGTGATTTTCATGCGAGACCGACGAAAATTCATTAATCGTCGAAATCAGGAGAAAAGGTGGAAGAGGGGATCGAACTAATTCGTCGTTAACGATCACGATTCAAACGTCGATTCGTTCGTCGTTTTATACGTGTCCTCGTCGGTATTTAACTAAATCAATTTTCAGTATCGTACGCGATACTCTCTCCCCGTCTACTCTTCACCCGAccgacattttattttttaataagaaaggGGATGTTGGTATCAGCGGCAAGTTGGTAATGCTGAATACACTGATTGGCGGTAGTCGATTATCTTTCATTCTAGCAACGAGCCAATTATCGTGCTTTGTCGCTCATTGTTGTAAAAACTTATGGATCTGTTGTGCGGGACTGTTAGGAACGTAAGTAGATTACGCTGATTGGCCCGTTTAGCGATGCTTCGTTTCGTCATGTTTAATCGCTTTTTTCGCTATGCTAGTCATAATAAACCTATCGATTGCTTCACGTAACggtaatatttgtttcttaacGTGAAGCCGTTATGATCGACGACGAGATCAAATTATATTCGCACTTCGTGCTCCTCCTCACGTTCGATCTATCAATTATGTAAAGGAACGCAATCGATGATGTTGCTTCCTATTAAAATTCCTGAACTCGACGatgtacttatgtattttttaaaggCTAATCGACGGTACTTTGTGTTTCTTCGATCATGACTCGTAATttgatttctaatttataGTCTCCTCCGTACTCCATTTCGATTGTTATCTGGAGCCATATACTCGTTCGAAATAAAACTgtctttgatatattttagaaaatatctcGTCATTTTTATGAGTGTAAATTATAGAAACTATTGACATTTATTACCTAGTGGCCTGTCATCGCATATCCATTAAACGGTATTTACGGATACGTCGTGTACGTTGTAATGATTAGAAGCTTCAAAAGAgaagttttaaaaaaatttattcctcAATTACAAATGTATTAACATGAATAATCCTGATTTACCGTTGCCATAAAAagatcttatataatatagtaatataatgggtaaaacgtttgaaaagttATTAAGGTATTTATTTAAGTACTGGATTTACAATTACTAATAAATCTATGTTTGATCAAAGTTTAAAGTCAGGTTTGCCGTCGTAAGTACATCCAGAAGTTTGTACGATTTGCGTGGCAGCCCAAATACCACactttatacatatttctatgTCTTTTCCTTGAATCAGTTGTGCCAAAAAGcctaaatatatcaaataaattagtaCTGTATAAGACAGCGGtcgaacgtacgtacgaattgttaaatatctatatttgaCGTAATCTACCTCCTACGAATGCATCCCCAGCACCGTTAGTGTCGACTACGTTTTCTTCCGGGATTCTTGTAGTAGGATATTCTGTCGCTACGTTGTCCTTGACTAAAAGGATTGGTCCAGAACCCTGTGTAATTATGACGATCCTGTTcctccttttatttatcttctccATACGAGATATCTTTAACGCTATCTCCTTCCTGTCCGTCGTCTTAAAATCGTGAACTTTCGCGAATACATCTGCCTCTGCTTCGTTACCAAACAAAATATCTACGTAAGGAAGAACATCTTCTAATggttttttaaaaagatcggGTATAAATGGAGCGCTCAGATTCATCATGaacattttattgttttcatatGCATGTTTAGCCACCGTTTGAATTACTTCCGGATTAACGGTTAAGAAAAATCCCTGCAATATCAAAATGAAAGATCAAAGTTTTCTCGTGTATaactaataaaagaaaacaacataAGATTGCAAGATACGTAGAAAACGATCGTATACttacagaaatataaatatattctgcGTTTTCTATAAGTTTCTTGTTTTCTGGTACTTCTATATGCGACGTCGAGAAACAATTCGCAGCTGCTAAATTGGCACATAAGGATCTTTCCTTTCCTGTGATAAGAACGGCACAAGTTCCGGTTGGTTCTTTATCCGTATATTGATAGCAAATATTTAAGCCGTTCGTGAGAGCTCTTTCTTCCAATATTTTTGAATACTTGTCATTACCTACGCAACCCATGTAACTGGCAACTTTTGATTTCTCCAAGAACcactaaaaaaatatagatgcCGACTATAATAACGAATCAATGTTGTTATAGAAAATTGCCCCTGTATTTATTTTCCACagaatatgaaagaaatattaaattgaatttactTGTGTCACTCGCATTGTATTCTGTACAGAACCACCAGCAATAAAATTGGCATTGTACAGATTGATTAACTCATCGTATAGAGATTTATGTTTCTCCTCCGCAAGAATAGCATCGTTGGCTTTTAAGTCATACTTCTCCAAAAAGTTTTTGTCTACTGTCGCAGATATGTCAAGCAGGGGATTTCCCATACCCAGAAGAAGACCTTCTCTGAAGCATTTGAGAAAATCTTTGGCACTTTCCGatacatttttctatcgatcgctTCATTCTCGGTCACTCGCAATATTTTCTGTCGAATTCACGATTTATGGATAAGGTATATGAAAACATAAGCGTCTGAACGAACACATTCTCCACATcgtgaacaaataaaacagCGATAGAGTTGTCACAAACAAAAACGATAacaagagatataaaaaagaataaaggaacAATATTAACGAATAAACCTACGTACTGGAATGGCTAGATGCGGCCCTGTCGATTACATAACCTATACACCGTTCCTCTTTCGGAACGTTATACGATCAAAGATTCGTGAACTGATTGGTCAGAGTGCGTGCTACACACCGTCGCTAGAGTAATCATCCGAATGGCGAGACAAGGAACGCGAAAACGGACGTTTCATCATCCCATGTAGAACGCGgtttcgtttcgtctcgtTCGAAGTACACGAATGTTCGCAATTCGTCACGCGTGGACGAACTTAACCTCATCTCGACCGAAGGTTGAACGAAACATAACCTCTCTAAAACGATGTTCGGGCGATAACTTTTGTAATTACGAGTGAccgagaaaataagaaaaaaaagcaaaaaaaatatcgtaccGTAAATTTTCTGCCATTGGCGAAGTACACGATTTCTTACGGGAATAAATGGATTTCCGAAGACACACTGCGAGTGTACTGGCGACTGTGCGCCACCgatgatgtgtgtgtgtgtgtgtgtatgtgtgcgtgcgtgacTCGTCGGATAGCGTATCCTTACGTCAGAGCGCGTGGCTCAATGAAACGGATAACCGTTGTAAGCTAAATGTAGGTAGGCacaatcgtttaaaaaaagatgcTACTTCATGTCGGGGCCACGCGTTATCTTATGGTTCATCGGAGCTTGATAAAATTAGACGTAAAATCTTTTAAGGAGAAAGTTTTTCCATTGTCAATAAAAATCGTTATCaaattcttactttttatcgACCTCgttctaaaatatttattgcggatctcgatcgtttaaaataatgttGGAAGGGGAAGTATTTGAAATTCTTAAAATAACTACTTTGCCAGTagttatttgaaattatgtaATCATAACTTACGGAGAATTTTTATCTCGTGCGTTGTTTCTCGAATGATTTTCAATCTACTTCGCGTCCGAAGTATGACACAGTGTTTCATCTTGCGTAATTCAATCGACTATtaacgaagaggaaaaaatttaTGCGAGAATAGAATCTATCCGCTTATGTATCCCATTAATCCGTTATTTCGTAAAAcgaatatatcgtatataaaattgtacttTACCAATTTACATCACGTTTTTATTACGTCACGTTAAATGTTGCAATTTACAACATCAACGATTATTTGCGAGATAACGCTGCACACATCATCCGTCATGTGTTCCTTCGGTAATCTTGCATTTCagttttatcattttccaaatcgtgaaataaaattcaatatactCAACTTTCACTTTCACAAATTTATTACaactaattttcttcatttttatcgtgatatcgataaaaaggGAATAGAGATTGGAGAATACAAGGAAGAGAAATCGGAagtctttttataatattcaattgatttttataatttcttaagGCAACTATATGtctaagaagaaagaaaaaaaaaagaaagaaaaaacacttAAATAAATGACATTCACGTTACGTTGATACAAGATAACTCGCGTTATCTTTTGAgtaatgattataaatttcactttagaatcttattttcttaccTGTCTACCTCTACTTAccacaaaatatatttatttaattaatgcgATTTTTGTTTCGTCACGGttgatccaaaaaaaaaagagaaaaaaaaaatcggaatAAAAAATGCTTTTAAAACATTCGTATCGATGAAACGCATTTTATCGCGTGTTTGTCAACACACGTATCAAAAATATCAACAACGCTTCGTAAGACTCGTGGAATCGAGGAAAACGGAGTAATTGGGAGAGAAACTGAATGGGGAAAAAGTTTAACAGTGTAaacgagagacagaaagagaaagaaagaaaaagagagagagagagagagagagagaacgagaaatgaaaaataatataaaaaagaaatattatttttataataactatCTGTAGAAAacttacaaatattatataaagacaAATCTCATCGTTCCTACTTACGATACTTTCGTAGTTGgtataaaaatagaaggataagaaaaaaagtataaatatctattattaggGAAGAGATGGAGatgagtaaagagagagagacggaggaAGGGAAGAatggagagacagagagagaggatttgTTGAATGTCAAAAGGAAGATCAGTATTATTCTCGTTATCAGTCAATTTTTAGAATATACAGAGAGTCGTGCGCGtgtgcatgcatatatatatatatatatacatacatgcatatatatatactctctcccctccctctctctctctctctctctctctctgtcggtGTGTGCACCTGCGCTCGATGTGTCCAAGGTGAGCCATCTTACACGTAGTAGGGAGATTTTCGAGATATATTGCTCGcattcgctctctctctctctctctctctctctctctctctctctcgctctgtctgtctgtatgTCTGTCTCCGTGCCTTTTTCTCTGCTACTTTTGTCAAGGGAAAAAAAACCTCGATAgatttcgaaagataaaaaaaattatgattataaattaattgaaaaagcgggcgaagataattaatatccgttttgttttcttgaaatattataggtgtcgaagaagagatatagataaatagttAGATAGAAAtatggatagatagacagatggataaatagacagacaaagacagatatagaaaaatagatagatagatagacagatagagttataaagtgagaaagaaaagaaataaagaagtaaGAAATGATACTGAGGCTGGTGGACTTGCCTTGGTACGACGTGATCTACAGGCACATCTTTATTCGACTGGATCTGCGGGACCTCTGTAACCTTCGATGCCTCTCCTCAACGGAGTACCGAGTCCTGGTCGACAATTACATCGCCACATGGGACACGTTGGACATCTCTTCGTACACGGATTTCGAGCCCAACTCCTTCGAAGTATAGTCCATAGGTGTTCGGTAGTAGCAGGGCTATCGAGTCCTACATCACACATCATATTACAATATGCATAATAGTTCGAAACATTCCCTTCTGGCGCGTCGTTcgctattttttgttttgttttttgtttcgtttcgttttgt is a window encoding:
- the LOC127066312 gene encoding uncharacterized protein LOC127066312, yielding MAENLREGLLLGMGNPLLDISATVDKNFLEKYDLKANDAILAEEKHKSLYDELINLYNANFIAGGSVQNTMRVTQWFLEKSKVASYMGCVGNDKYSKILEERALTNGLNICYQYTDKEPTGTCAVLITGKERSLCANLAAANCFSTSHIEVPENKKLIENAEYIYISGFFLTVNPEVIQTVAKHAYENNKMFMMNLSAPFIPDLFKKPLEDVLPYVDILFGNEAEADVFAKVHDFKTTDRKEIALKISRMEKINKRRNRIVIITQGSGPILLVKDNVATEYPTTRIPEENVVDTNGAGDAFVGGFLAQLIQGKDIEICIKCGIWAATQIVQTSGCTYDGKPDFKL